One Streptomyces sp. SAI-135 DNA segment encodes these proteins:
- a CDS encoding ABC transporter permease, producing MFGIYLKRELGRRKKAALVIALGLALGIALVITVTSVSAGMTQAQDKVLKSLYGLGTDMTVTKARSAPTSGSSGRPNFQFDASSNDSDDTQSSDRVMTQGGQALASSVVTKVSQQPGVASAVGALTLNVTKVDGSFTQGKAQSQNSQGQGGPGGGQAGGSTAAPQVQGGGANFDVNSYSVAGVDVSDQTLGPLAGSKITTGKTFTATQTDAKVAVVSKSYAKENSLKVGGTLKISGTKYTVIGIATPDSSESTTDVYLPLGQAQTLADAKNKVTTIYVKATDSQQIDSVKAAIQKNISGTTVTTSADLAETVSGSLSTASDLATSVGKWLSVAVLVAAFLVAALLTSSAVSRRVREFGTLKALGWPSRRVTRQVVGESIVNGLLGGALGIALGLAAAYTVTAISPKLTAQLGSTGGAGGMGGGPGGGGGPGQQSAQNTMEIALSAPVSMTTIALAVGLAVTGGLIAGAMGGWRASRMRPADALRSVS from the coding sequence ATGTTTGGCATCTATCTCAAGCGCGAGCTGGGCCGGCGCAAGAAGGCGGCCCTGGTCATCGCACTGGGTCTGGCGCTCGGTATCGCGCTGGTCATCACCGTCACCTCGGTGTCGGCCGGTATGACTCAGGCTCAGGACAAGGTCCTGAAGTCGCTCTACGGGCTCGGCACCGACATGACCGTCACCAAAGCCAGGTCGGCCCCGACGTCCGGGAGTTCGGGCAGACCGAACTTCCAGTTCGACGCCAGTTCCAACGACAGCGACGACACGCAGAGCTCGGACCGCGTGATGACCCAGGGCGGTCAGGCCCTGGCGTCCTCGGTGGTCACCAAGGTCTCGCAGCAACCGGGGGTGGCGAGCGCGGTCGGCGCGCTGACCCTGAACGTCACCAAGGTCGACGGCTCCTTCACCCAGGGCAAGGCCCAGTCGCAGAACTCCCAGGGGCAGGGCGGCCCCGGCGGCGGCCAGGCGGGGGGTTCCACCGCCGCGCCCCAGGTCCAGGGCGGCGGCGCCAACTTCGACGTGAACTCCTACTCCGTCGCCGGTGTCGACGTCAGCGACCAGACGCTCGGTCCGCTGGCCGGTTCGAAGATCACCACCGGCAAGACCTTCACCGCCACGCAGACCGACGCGAAGGTCGCGGTCGTCAGCAAGTCGTACGCGAAGGAGAACTCCCTCAAGGTTGGCGGGACTTTGAAGATCTCCGGCACCAAGTACACGGTCATCGGCATCGCGACGCCCGACAGCAGCGAGTCCACCACCGACGTCTACCTGCCGCTGGGGCAGGCCCAGACGCTGGCCGACGCCAAGAACAAGGTCACCACGATCTACGTCAAGGCGACCGACTCCCAGCAGATCGACTCCGTCAAGGCGGCGATCCAGAAGAACATCTCCGGTACGACCGTCACGACCTCCGCGGACCTCGCGGAGACCGTCTCCGGCTCGCTGTCCACGGCCTCCGACCTCGCGACCAGCGTCGGCAAGTGGCTCTCCGTCGCCGTGCTCGTCGCCGCCTTCCTGGTGGCCGCGCTGCTGACCTCCTCGGCGGTCTCGCGCCGGGTGCGGGAGTTCGGCACCCTGAAGGCCCTCGGCTGGCCGAGTCGCCGGGTCACCCGGCAGGTCGTCGGCGAGTCGATCGTGAACGGCCTGCTCGGCGGCGCCCTCGGTATCGCCCTGGGCCTCGCGGCCGCGTACACGGTCACCGCGATCAGCCCCAAGCTGACCGCCCAGCTCGGCAGCACCGGCGGTGCCGGCGGCATGGGCGGCGGCCCGGGCGGCGGGGGCGGTCCGGGTCAGCAGTCCGCGCAGAACACCATGGAGATCGCGCTGTCCGCGCCCGTCTCCATGACCACCATCGCGCTCGCCGTGGGCCTCGCGGTGACCGGCGGTCTGATCGCCGGGGCGATGGGCGGCTGGCGGGCGTCCCGGATGCGGCCCGCGGACGCGCTGCGCAGCGTGTCGTAA
- a CDS encoding ABC transporter ATP-binding protein, translating into MYRLTGVTKRYSRGKETVDALRGVDLTIEDGDQLVIQGPTGGGKSTLLQMIGGLDRPTEGSVELDGVDLAKISEARLTRLRAEKIGIIFQSFNLIPTLTAQENVETALVPLGVKPAERRERAAEALRSVGLGERLTHAPAELSGGQQQRVAIARALVKKPKVLLADEPTGNLDESMRDEIMALLEGLWHEYGLTFVMVTHDSSIARRAPRLATIKAGQITLTEQQQSYAQ; encoded by the coding sequence ATGTACAGACTCACCGGCGTCACCAAGCGCTACTCGCGCGGCAAGGAGACCGTCGACGCCCTGCGCGGGGTCGACCTGACCATCGAGGACGGCGACCAGCTCGTCATCCAGGGCCCCACCGGCGGCGGCAAGTCCACGCTGCTCCAGATGATCGGCGGACTGGACCGCCCCACCGAGGGCAGCGTCGAACTGGACGGCGTGGACCTCGCGAAGATCAGCGAGGCCAGGCTGACCCGGCTGCGGGCGGAGAAGATCGGCATCATCTTCCAGTCGTTCAACCTCATCCCGACCCTGACGGCTCAGGAGAACGTGGAGACGGCCCTCGTGCCGCTCGGCGTGAAGCCGGCCGAGCGGCGCGAGCGGGCCGCGGAGGCGCTGCGCTCGGTGGGGCTGGGTGAACGGCTCACGCACGCGCCCGCCGAGCTGTCCGGCGGTCAGCAGCAGCGGGTCGCCATCGCCCGGGCCCTGGTCAAGAAGCCGAAGGTGCTGCTCGCCGACGAGCCCACCGGCAACCTCGACGAGTCGATGCGGGACGAGATCATGGCCCTGCTGGAAGGGCTGTGGCACGAGTACGGGCTGACGTTCGTCATGGTCACGCACGACTCGTCGATCGCCCGGCGGGCACCGCGGCTCGCCACCATCAAGGCGGGTCAGATCACCTTGACCGAGCAACAGCAGTCGTACGCGCAGTAG